One window of Halorubrum sp. CBA1229 genomic DNA carries:
- a CDS encoding helix-turn-helix domain-containing protein produces the protein MSEERDISGVLAILDDDYARAILEATRRTQMSAKELSNECDMSVSTVSRRVNTLLEYDLLVERTHMDPDGHHYSEYEAQLDRVEVQLLESGFDVRIELREDAPDRFSRLWDTMRND, from the coding sequence GTGAGTGAAGAGCGAGACATCTCGGGGGTCCTCGCCATCCTCGACGACGACTATGCACGAGCGATCCTCGAGGCGACTCGCCGAACACAGATGTCCGCCAAGGAACTCAGTAATGAGTGCGATATGTCCGTCTCGACGGTTTCCAGGCGAGTCAATACGTTGCTCGAGTACGACTTGCTCGTCGAACGAACGCACATGGATCCCGACGGTCATCATTACAGCGAATACGAAGCCCAGCTCGACCGGGTCGAGGTTCAACTTCTGGAGTCTGGGTTCGATGTCCGCATCGAACTTCGGGAAGACGCCCCCGACAGATTCTCTCGGTTGTGGGATACAATGAGGAACGACTAA
- a CDS encoding universal stress protein, giving the protein MYTDILIPTDGSDHVEPAITYGLDIADRYDATVHALHVVDSSPIERKLELTALTPDLEPLPDQWYDAGDAATQQIATRAAEHNLDVVSEVRRGVPAREIRSYITDAGIDLVCMRTRGHTGLDRFLLGSVTTRIIRTVNIPVLSINSKPAEASSEAEIRAGFDRILFPTDGSIPAREAFYHALEVAKMYDAAVHALYVVDRGDYASRPGWTWDELQQVLEQTGETVLEDVRSRATSDGVAVTAEITHGVPHQEISEYCDQHSVDLILMGTHGRSGISRHLIGSVTERVLRNADGPVLTIRGA; this is encoded by the coding sequence ATGTACACCGATATCCTCATCCCAACCGATGGCAGCGATCACGTCGAACCCGCGATCACGTACGGGCTCGACATCGCGGACCGATACGATGCAACCGTTCACGCTCTACACGTCGTCGACAGTTCGCCGATCGAACGGAAACTCGAACTGACCGCGCTGACTCCCGATTTGGAGCCGCTTCCAGACCAATGGTATGACGCTGGGGATGCCGCCACGCAACAGATCGCGACACGAGCCGCAGAACACAATCTCGACGTAGTTTCTGAGGTCCGCCGTGGCGTTCCAGCGCGAGAAATCCGATCCTACATCACCGACGCCGGAATCGATCTCGTCTGTATGCGAACCCGAGGACACACTGGCCTCGACCGATTTCTGCTTGGGAGTGTAACGACCCGAATTATCCGCACTGTTAACATCCCTGTCCTTAGCATCAATTCGAAGCCGGCTGAAGCGAGTTCTGAAGCCGAGATACGAGCTGGATTCGACCGCATCTTATTTCCGACAGATGGCAGTATTCCGGCACGAGAGGCTTTTTATCACGCACTCGAAGTGGCTAAGATGTACGATGCGGCAGTTCACGCTCTTTATGTTGTTGATAGGGGTGACTACGCGTCTCGTCCGGGATGGACATGGGACGAACTGCAGCAAGTGCTAGAGCAGACTGGAGAAACGGTCCTCGAAGATGTCCGATCTCGAGCGACTTCTGACGGGGTTGCAGTCACTGCTGAGATAACCCACGGCGTCCCCCATCAGGAAATATCGGAGTACTGTGACCAGCATAGCGTTGACCTCATCCTTATGGGGACGCACGGTCGATCCGGTATTTCACGACACCTCATCGGAAGTGTGACTGAACGAGTTCTCCGGAACGCTGATGGGCCAGTTCTGACCATTCGAGGAGCGTGA
- a CDS encoding permease, giving the protein MKAALVDGILESLRIGVGFLWTAAWAIIMGLTITSLVQVYVSKERMAQVLGEGDLSGLTKATVFGAASSGCSFGAVAIGKGLFKKGAHTVNFLAFMFASTNLIVELGLMILILLGWEFLVAELLGGLILIAVMALLVHLTLPENLFDEVREELNQRDHEHGVTEDPTCGMEGKDEYSLTTDGGETVKFCSKGCMETYQQEIASSGGWRDELLSWGGWYKVGNQYRKEWSMIWKDVIAGFLISGFVIVFVPQWVWNTLFLQGDSLLVSAENAIMGVTIAVLSFVGSMGNVPFAVALWGGGISFAGVIAFVYADLITIPVLNVYRKYYGWKVMLYILGIFFVTMAFTGFLMEELFNILGIVPNLAGGETATEQTYFEINYTFYLNIIAFGLSGFLLYVYRRGLGAPGQYRDPVCGMRTDEKGPTVTHDGETYYFCSQACRQKFEKKPNEFAHQKPEFQDHSHDH; this is encoded by the coding sequence ATGAAGGCCGCCCTCGTCGACGGAATCCTCGAATCGTTGCGGATCGGTGTCGGCTTTCTCTGGACAGCGGCCTGGGCGATTATTATGGGCCTCACGATTACGAGCCTCGTCCAGGTCTACGTCTCCAAAGAGCGGATGGCCCAAGTCCTTGGGGAAGGGGATCTGAGCGGACTCACGAAGGCAACGGTCTTCGGTGCTGCGAGTAGCGGCTGTAGCTTCGGTGCAGTAGCGATTGGTAAGGGACTGTTCAAGAAGGGAGCACACACAGTGAATTTCCTCGCCTTCATGTTTGCCTCGACAAACCTCATCGTAGAATTGGGGCTGATGATCCTGATTCTGCTGGGGTGGGAGTTTCTGGTCGCCGAACTCCTCGGCGGCCTCATCCTTATCGCCGTCATGGCGCTCCTGGTCCATTTGACTCTCCCGGAGAACCTCTTCGACGAAGTTCGGGAGGAACTGAATCAACGTGATCACGAACACGGCGTCACCGAGGATCCGACCTGCGGGATGGAGGGCAAAGACGAGTACTCGCTGACGACCGACGGGGGTGAAACGGTGAAGTTCTGCTCGAAGGGGTGTATGGAGACATATCAACAGGAAATCGCCAGTTCCGGTGGGTGGCGTGACGAACTCCTCTCGTGGGGCGGGTGGTACAAGGTCGGGAACCAGTACCGCAAGGAGTGGTCGATGATCTGGAAGGACGTCATCGCGGGCTTTCTGATCTCAGGGTTCGTCATCGTCTTCGTCCCGCAGTGGGTGTGGAACACGCTCTTCCTTCAGGGCGACAGTTTGCTGGTGAGCGCAGAGAACGCCATCATGGGCGTGACGATCGCTGTCCTCAGCTTTGTCGGCAGTATGGGCAATGTCCCCTTTGCCGTCGCGCTCTGGGGCGGTGGGATCAGCTTTGCGGGCGTCATCGCGTTCGTCTACGCCGACCTCATCACGATTCCTGTCCTCAACGTTTACCGGAAATACTACGGCTGGAAGGTGATGCTGTACATTCTCGGCATCTTCTTCGTGACGATGGCCTTCACAGGCTTCCTCATGGAAGAACTGTTCAACATCCTCGGAATTGTTCCAAACCTCGCCGGCGGTGAGACTGCGACCGAACAAACGTACTTTGAGATCAATTACACCTTCTATCTCAACATTATCGCGTTCGGGCTCTCCGGATTCCTCCTCTACGTCTACCGGCGTGGCCTCGGTGCCCCCGGCCAGTACCGCGATCCGGTCTGTGGAATGCGGACCGACGAGAAGGGACCGACCGTGACCCACGACGGGGAAACATACTACTTCTGCTCTCAAGCCTGTAGGCAAAAATTTGAAAAGAAGCCGAATGAATTCGCTCATCAGAAACCAGAATTTCAAGATCACAGTCACGACCACTAA